Proteins from one Aspergillus nidulans FGSC A4 chromosome VIII genomic window:
- a CDS encoding ribonuclease H family protein (transcript_id=CADANIAT00002055) yields the protein MGILLTGNTLEESSQQLVEAYKQITALGTETGLPFSIEKTEIQHFSRKQQQHLPTVTLPGIGGIIPSLYTRWLGVLLDTKLTFKAHINLVFSRGKRLAQHLKRLSNTQRGCPVASMRAAVIQRVLPTALYGAEVFYTGKQQKGVVNSLLSLFRTAALAIIPAYKTTPTAALLREADLPDPEALLNSILRRAAVRYMSLDTKHPIAQIAAETTAGRPKTRLKRILQLLLSPLPERAIIELPLPLLCMLPTDNKGYSPAPLQISVYSDGSRTSQGAGYGYAIYFGPILVSKGHGPAGPRTEVYDAEIMGAVEGLRAALGQPCVGYSTQLVILLDNLAAASLLASYRPTPHRHGLSETFSQLAAQWMESPSILTMQRKPLQWLRTETYTAYANKAPETYKALNIRPHTKESRSREHKLPRWVLGRLVAARTGHGDFTAYHQCFDHTDYLESCTCGKAKTPVHFFFCPYTRKRWKDRWRCIKDGPSKTIDWLLSTAAGAEEFSRIVQESSFFKDICPNWARRSA from the exons atgggcatattattaactgggaataccctggaagagagctcacaacaactggtagaggcctataagcaaattactgccctagggacagagacaggccttcctttctcaatagagaaaacagagatacaacacttctctagaaagcagcagcagcatctccccacagtcactctacctggtatagggggGATTAtaccatccctatatacacgttggttaggagttcttctggatacaaagcttacttttaaagcccacattaatttggtctttagccgcgggaaacgactcgcccagcacctaaagagacttagcaatacccagcgcggctgcccagtggcctccatgcgggcagcagttatacagcGTgttcttccaacagctctgtacggggcagaagtcttctatacaggcaaacaacaaaaaggggtagttaactccctgctttctctcttccgcacagcagccctggctattatcccagcctacaagaccacccctactgcagcactcctccgcgaagcagacctaccagacccagaagctctactcaacagcatcctccggagggcagcagtgagatacatgagccttgatactaaacacccaattgcccaaatagccgcagagactaccgcgggcaggcccaaaaccaggcttaaaaggatcctacagctcctcctcagccccctgccagagcgcgctataatagagctgcctctccctctattatgcatgctcccaacagacaacaaaggctacagccctgcccctttacagATTTCAGTGTACTCAGATGGCTcacggaccagccagggggcagggtatggctatgcaatctactttggccctatcctcgtgtccaagggacatggtcccgcgggccccaggacagaagtctatgatgcagaaatcatgggtgctgtggaaggcctacgcgcagccctgggacaaccatgcgttggctactccacccagctagttatcctcctagataacctagctgcagcctccctgctagcaagctataggccaacccctcacagacatggtctgtcagagacctttagccaactagccgcccagtggatggaaagcccttcaatcctaaccatgcaacggaagccccttcag tggctccgtacagagacatatacagcatatgctaataaggcgcctgaaacctacaaagccctgaatatcagaccccatacaaaagaaagccgctcccgcgagcacaagctgccccggtgggtacttggccgactcgtcgccgctcgtacaggccacggagactttacggcataccaccagtgTTTTGACCacacagactacctggagagctgcacctgcggcaaggcaaagaccccagtacacttcttcttttgcccatataccagaaaacgctggaaggatagatggagatgtataaaggatggcccgtcaaaaacaatagactggctcttaagtacagctgccggggctgaggaattcagccgcatcgtgcaagaatcatcctttttcaaggacatatgcccgaactgggcccgccggagcgcttga
- a CDS encoding uncharacterized protein (transcript_id=CADANIAT00002056) produces MARSYGSSRYGGLPSCSAYAFQMDAPRIDIAFAALYFIVTLVLLIFASVRIRRSKKQGQHVAGAGFLNLSIIFAWFAYIVTIVYTVLTECDVYSYRHLYHASVLELWLRAVSEYLFLAAILIYLTRKLQTDFGLVQPAILTAQKIWAVLIGLVLIVVLSISTASYHYLYKDSYSYDTYIDLAEPQRAVRLTYHCIAAAGMLLASATLGKTLSQAPGGLRSRESNEEQGITVSIILLVIGALGLTLTNLGNYVQNAFTYSERSMLYESSEYKEYLAKYEAASFLSSLFYCMAFYAAVRVASQRVNAADTMSAYAPPPPPPQPPMTFMTGNEGYHNSGPAYYHNLGQEQGYGRNPEYVR; encoded by the exons ATGGCTCGAAGCTATGGCTCTTCCCGTTACGGCGGGCTCCCGTCCTGCAGCGCATATGCCTTTCAGATGGACGCTCCTCGCATCGACATCGCCTTTGCGGCACTGTACTTTATTGTGACGTTGGTGCTCTTGATTTTCGCCTCGGTGCGCATCCGACGGAGCAAGAAACAAGGCCAGCATGTCGCCGGCGCTGGCTTCCTCAACCTGTCAATCATCTTCGCCTGGTT CGCCTATATCGTCACTATCGTTTACACCGTTCTTACCGAATGCGACGTCTACAGCTATCGCCACTTGTACCATGCGTCCGTGCTTGAGCTCTGGCTCCGCGCCGTCTCTGAGTACCTGTTCCTCGCGGCCATCCTGATCTACCTCACGCGCAAGCTGCAGACAGATTTCGGGCTAGTGCAGCCGGCCATTCTCACCGCGCAGAAAATCTGGGCCGTCCTGATCggtctcgtcctcatcgtaGTCCTTAGCATCAGCACCGCCTCGTACCACTACTTATACAAAGATAGCTACTCTTACGACACATATATAGACCTGGCAGAGCCCCAGCGCGCGGTCCGGTTAACGTACCACTGTATCGCTGCAGCGGGGATGTTGCTTGCGTCCGCGACGCTAGGGAAAACGCTCTCGCAGGCGCCGGGCGGCTTGCGCTCAAGG GAATCTAACGAAGAGCAGGGAATCACTGTTAgcatcatccttctcgtcatcgGCGCTCTCGGCTTGACCCTCACGAACTTGGGCAACTACGTTCAAAACGCATTCACATACTCCGAACGGTCTATGCTGTACGAGTCTTCCGAGTACAAAGAGTACCTGGCCAAGTACGAGGCGGCCAGCTTCCTGTCGTCGTTATTTTACTGCATGGCCTTTTATGCTGCCGTCAGGGTGGCCAGTCAGCGTGTCAACGCAGCTGATACGATGTCTGCGTATGCGCCTCCGCCCCCGCCCCCGCAGCCTCCGATGACATTCATGACGGGGAACGAAGGCTATCATAACTCGGGGCCAGCTTATTATCATAACCTGGGGCAGGAGCAGGGGTACGGGAGAAATCCAGAGTATGTGCGGTAG
- a CDS encoding Zn(II)2Cys6 transcription factor (transcript_id=CADANIAT00010533), whose amino-acid sequence MKQKSNSERVRVTRACDRCKRRKIKCNNSQPCQFCIRAKARCTFDSAYTRGRKFLIPSAYHENGSPVSQRGYYPTLLPTTATSQPGTAAHQLQVQLSDNGQMQVQGSSSTSSRNSPEPPSTDRQGHYIGPASGVSFLLRVQKRLHDAISFTEPSGSIFTFGDAPLSLPDFDPSFCMMLPRDEAQKLIDRYFDFVMPTYRFLHRPTVQAWFGEFYDTLGVMNDRDRNGANAKIALLFMVFALARVYMPDNERPGPADLSARYYLAAEHQLSQEKGSIRLTSVQARLTQCYYLLSQSRINHCWSLFGTVSHLALAIGLNRERKADPSINGGGMSVIEAECRRRTFWCAYTLDAYLSAALGRPRSFHDEDIDTEFPACLEDHQLHLPQPQEQPQRGNTSPALSTMLAPLAHMKIARIISRILRELYSIRPVSDSKRLSFVQSISKELSVWRSELAWFLDADVLSASLLMPIFQRQRNVLNLTYWHSTILTHRPSMLGNLTRVQDGRSRSSKGGAGGNGSQAQVSVGSSTCIAVAAQAQESIKQCLNAAMRIVDIIDEITQNRQLLGALWITSYFAFNATIVLYIHVIQSRALPFHMYSTYLSAATRCQSHLSDIAEKGSLSERYCLVLEELRVEAMRQASQPRHTAGDGSFAPANRENIRNGYSNARTHFPASPETTFYSTALSQAQAGIPCDAQTSPHTTATSYSGSLEGSAVGFAPDTNGNEIQGLSLSRSSSDCPGWGQFTSIISSGLGNMDLFWGDEGLRL is encoded by the exons ATGAAACAGAAAAGCAACAGCGAGCGAGTCAGGGTTACTAGAGCATGTGACCGATGCAAGAG GAGGAAAATCAAATGTAACAACAGCCAGCCATGCCAGTTTTGCATCCGCGCAAAGGCCCGCTGCACCTTTGACTCTGCCTACACCCGAGGTAGGAAGTTCCTTATCCCGTCCGCATACCATGAGAACGGATCCCCCGTCTCCCAGAGGGGATATTATCCGACTCTCCTGCCGACCACAGCAACATCCCAGCCGGGGACGGCTGCGCACCAGCTTCAAGTCCAGCTGTCAGACAACGGCCAGATGCAGGTGCaaggctccagctcaacctcgtcgCGCAATTCACCCGAGCCACCTTCAACTGACCGGCAAGGCCACTACATCGGGCCCGCGAGCGGCGTgtccttcctcctccgtgTGCAAAAACGTCTCCACGATGCCATCAGCTTCACCGAACCGAGCGGGAGCATATTCACCTTTGGTGACGCCCCACTGAGCCTCCCTGACTTTGACCCGTCCTTCTGCATGATGCTGCCAAGAGACGAGGCGCAGAAGCTGATAGACCGGTACTTTGATTTCGTAATGCCGACGTACCGGTTCCTGCATCGGCCGACGGTACAAGCATGGTTTGGAGAGTTCTACGATACCCTCGGGGTCATGAATGACAGAGACAGGAATGGGGCGAATGCAAAGATTGCGCTCTTATTCATGGTCTTTGCTTTGGCGAGGGTCTATATGCCTGATAACGAAAGGCCCGGGCCGGCAGACTTGAG TGCCCGCTACTATCTAGCCGCCGAGCACCAGCTAAGCCAGGAAAAGGGCTCGATCAGACTCACAAGCGTGCAAGCACGGCTGACGCAATGCTACTACCTCCTCTCCCAGTCGCGCATAAATCACTGCTGGAGTTTGTTCGGGACAGTCTCACATCTCGCGCTCGCTATCGGGTTGAATCGAGAGAGGAAGGCCGATCCCTCTATAAATGGGGGCGGGATGAGTGTTATCGAGGCCGAGTGCCGCCGCCGCACATTCTGGTGCGCGTACACCCTCGATGCATACCTCAGTGCTGCATTGGGAAGACCTCGCTCGTTCCACGACGAGGATATCGATACCGAGTTTCCGGCATGTCTTGAAGACCACCAGCTCCATCTCCCCCAGCCGCAGGAACAGCCTCAGCGCGGAAATACGAGCCCAGCATTATCGACAATGCTAGCGCCCCTAGCACACATGAAGATCGCCCGCATTATAAGCCGCATTCTACGGGAACTGTACTCCATCAGACCGGTCTCGGACAGTAAGCGTCTGTCCTTCGTACAATCGATCAGCAAGGAGCTTAGCGTCTGGCGGTCCGAGCTGGCATGGTTTCTCGATGCAGATGTGCTGAGTGCATCGTTACTCATGCCGATCTTTCAGCGACAGCGGAACGTGCTTAACCTTACGTATTGGCATTCGACCATCCTCACGCATCGGCCATCTATGCTAGGAAATCTTACACGCGTCCAAGATGGTCGGTCTCGTTCGAGCAAGGGAGGCGCTGGCGGGAACGGTTCACAAGCCCAAGTCAGTGTGGGATCTAGCACCTGCATCGCGGTAGCGGCCCAGGCACAAGAAAGTATCAAGCAGTGCCTAAATGCTGCTATGAGAATCGTTGATATCATAGATGAGATCACCCAGAATCGCCAGCTGTTAGGGGCGCTCTGG ATAACGTCCTACTTCGCTTTCAACGCCACGATAGTGCTCTATATCCACGTCATCCAGAGCCGTGCCCTTCCGTTCCACATGTACAGCACGTACCTCTCAGCCGCAACAAGATGTCAATCCCACCTTTCGGACATTGCCGAGAAGGGCTCGCTTTCCGAGCGGTATTGTCTTGTCCTTGAGGAACTACGTGTGGAGGCGATGCGGCAGGCCAGTCAGCCCAGGCACACAGCTGGTGATGGATCTTTCGCACCAGCGAACAGGGAGAATATTAGGAACGGATATAGCAATGCCCGCACGCATTTTCCCGCGTCACCGGAGACGACCTTTTACTCTACAGCTCTTAGTCAAGCCCAGGCGGGGATCCCGTGCGATGCCCAAACCAGTCCGCATACGACCGCAACGAGTTATAGCGGCTCACTCGAAGGGAGCGCCGTTGGGTTTGCCCCGGACACGAACGGCAACGAAATACAGGGGCTAAGCCTCAGTCGCTCGTCGTCCGATTGTCCTGGTTGGGGGCAATTCACGTCAATAATTTCGTCGGGGCTGGGGAATATGGATCTGTTTTGGGGGGACGAAGGGTTGAGACTGTAA
- a CDS encoding uncharacterized protein (transcript_id=CADANIAT00002057): MYTAKRLSGKTILITGASSGIGRSTALEFARSSPDNLKLILTARRIDRLRELASEITSERPGVKVYPIHLDVSNPEEVNGLLGTLPSEFKEVDVLVNNAGLVKGVARAPEIAEEDIATMFSTNVHGLINMTQAILPSMLSRNNGQGAGDIINIGSIAGREPYVGGSIYCATKAAVRSFTEALRKELIASRVRIIAVDPGQVETEFSVVRFYGDKSKADAVYAGCEPLTPDDIAEVIVFTASRRENAVVADTLVYPNHQASATIMHRKN, from the exons ATGTACACCGCAAAACGTCTCTCCGGCAAAACCATCCTCATAACGGGTGCCTCCTCAGGGATCGGCCGTTCGACAGCCCTCGAATTCGCACGCAGCTCGCCCGACAATCTCAAACTGATCCTGACGGCGCGGCGCATTGACAGACTCCGAGAACTGGCAAGTGAAATCACAAGCGAGCGTCCGGGAGTGAAAGTTTACCCGATCCATCTGGACGTAAGCAATCCAGAGGAAGTCAACGGGCTACTCGGAACTCTGCCGAGCGAGTTCAAAGAGGTTGATGTTTTGGTCAACAATGC AGGCTTGGTCAAGGGTGTCGCCCGCGCCCCTGAAATTGCTGAAGAGGACATAGCCACCATGTTCTCCACGAACGTCCACGGCCTCATAAATATGACCCAAGCAATCCTCCCTTCCATGCTATCGCGCAACAACGGGCAGGGAGCAggagatatcatcaacatcggcTCCATCGCTGGCCGCGAGCCCTACGTGGGTGGGAGTATTTACTGCGCGACGAAAGCCGCCGTGCGCAGCTTTACGGAGGCTCTGCGCAAGGAGCTCATTGCATCCAGGGTGAGGATTATTGCAGTAGACCCCGGGCAGGTCGAGACAGAGTTTTCGGTTGTGAGGTTTTATGGGGATAAGAGTAAGGCGGATGCGGTCTATGC AGGATGCGAGCCGTTGACGCCGGATGATATTGCAGAGGTGATAGTGTTCACGGCGAGTAGGAGAGAGAATGCTGTTGTGGCAGATACGTTGGTTTATCCTAACCATCAGGCGAGTGCGACTATCATGCATCGGAAGAATTGA
- a CDS encoding dihydrodipicolinate synthase family protein (transcript_id=CADANIAT00002058) yields the protein MTVTNGHTTSNSSSSVPPSGVWAPAITFFNPNTDDLDLPSQSAYYAYLSTTGLSGLVVLGTNAETFLLTREERKTLLTTAREAVGETFPIMAGVSGHSTKQVLEFIADAKDAGANYALCLPPGYFGKQTTMDVVRGFFDEIARESELPIVIYNFPTVCNGVDLDSATIASLARNWPGKIVGVKLTCGSVAKITRLSAELPAGSFATFGGQSDFLIGGLAAGAVGTIAGFANVFPKTIVRIYDLYMEGKLGEAMELHKRAALAEQPCKAGIASVKYAVGITTAKKAGIERPLEMLKPRKPYRELDEKGKVAVIEMTGGLVGVEDSL from the coding sequence ATGACGGTGACGAACGGCCACACCacctccaacagctcctcTTCCGTACCCCCCAGCGGCGTTTGGGCGCCTGCAATAACATTCTTTAACCCAAACACCGACGACCTGGATCTCCCCTCCCAGTCCGCCTACTATGCCTATCTTTCTACCACCGGGCTCTCCGGACTAGTAGTCCTCGGCACAAACGCCGAAACATTCCTCCTCACACGTGAAGAGCGCAAGACTCTTCTGACGACGGCGCGCGAGGCTGTCGGGGAGACGTTCCCCATTATGGCGGGAGTCTCGGGCCACAGCACGAAACAAGTCCTGGAATTTATCGCGGACGCGAAAGATGCCGGTGCAAACTATGCCCTGTGTTTACCGCCAGGATATTTTGGGAAGCAGACGACGATGGATGTGGTGAGGGGGTTCTTCGACGAGATCGCGAGGGAAAGTGAACTGCCGATTGTGATCTATAACTTCCCTACTGTCTGCAATGGCGTCGATCTCGATTCTGCTACTATAGCATCTCTAGCTAGGAATTGGCCTGGTAAGATCGTGGGTGTGAAGTTGACATGCGGATCTGTGGCAAAGATCACTCGCCTTTCTGCTGAATTACCCGCTGGGAGCTTTGCGACTTTTGGCGGACAAAGTGATTTTCTGATTGGAGGGTTAGCGGCTGGTGCGGTGGGCACGATTGCCGGGTTCGCGAACGTGTTTCCCAAGACGATTGTGAGGATTTATGATCTGTACATGGAGGGTAAGCTTGGAGAGGCAATGGAATTGCACAAGAGGGCGGCGTTGGCGGAGCAGCCGTGTAAGGCGGGCATTGCGTCCGTCAAATATGCAGTGGGGATCACCACCGCAAAGAAGGCGGGCATTGAAAGACCACTAGAGATGTTGAAGCCTAGGAAGCCGTATAGGGAGCtggatgagaagggaaaggtCGCGGTTATAGAGATGACCGGGGGGTTGGTGGGGGTCGAGGATAGCTTGTAG
- a CDS encoding uncharacterized protein (transcript_id=CADANIAT00002059), translating to MHDIPNARIIAFGYDVAVWHPWIQVSQGRLSDMLLTCRAVSLAAGTTSEKYTHTIGICFLGTPHRGAKIATWGERSARMFNIFKPVNHQMVNLLEPRSKALLEMRRSFYNILEKREYEGSRIQIVCFYETIPMLWSLIVSEDSATIEGEPCFPIFANHVDMIKFDTRQHSVYMDILRELQRMMSGRSSDHLCPGCRKYCNTG from the exons ATGCACGACATTCCCAATGCTCGGATAATAGCCTTTGGTTACGACGTGGCGGTGTGGCATCCCTGGATTCAGGTCTCCCAAGGACGGCTGTCTGATATGCTGCTGACCTGCCGGGCAGTCTCTCTGGCTGCCGGAACGACAAGCGAAAAGTAC ACACATACCATCGGTATCTGCTTCCTAGGAACTCCACATCGCGGCGCCAAAATTGCAACCTGGGGTGAGCGGTCTGCCCGGATGttcaacatcttcaagccCGTCAACCACCAGATGGTCAACCTCCTGGAACCACGGTCCAAAGCCCTTCTTGAGATGCGTCGGTCGTTCTACAATATTCTGGAAAAGCGGGAATATGAGGGCTCCCGGATTCAGATTGTCTGTTTCTATGAGACGATCCCCATGTTGTGGTCCTTGATTGTATCTGAGGATTCGGCTACCATTGAAGGGGAACCGTGTTTCCCCATCTTCGCTAATCATGTG GATATGATCAAGTTTGACACTCGACAGCACAGTGTGTACATGGATATATTGCGAGAATTACAGCGTATGATGTCTGGTAGGAGTTCCGACCATCTCTGCCCCGGCTGCCGGAAATATTGCAACACGGGTTAG